One genomic segment of Pedobacter endophyticus includes these proteins:
- a CDS encoding response regulator gives MNLLISLSVILLIFYPKTSQGHNFKVIDISNGLSNNTVKCIAQDKFGFMWFGTYDGLCRYDGINFTIYRYQKNINSINSNSITAILPTDEGLWVGTTSGLNFFSFNEKKFYKGLSSRSNKQKKSIDGTVRNIIQVGKKIIVLADKEGLLVLEKDRSFKPLSFGLRDAQWHMIAPYKEGNFLAHSTQGLFILNPFKEVLRNKLIYSLPHPVHHIYYSKKQGKIFVGSGIGKSSMVFQEKPNGIVMLNDKIPSGIKCAIDFNRSMIFGTDGQGLIFSGPDKTEHFIPKNSNISSDAIYSLFVDKGNNLWIGTFRGGINVFSERNNWFTSFSTQNSYLKHNFVTSIYESPALLLYTGTDGGGINIFNRKTQKSSNYTSANSNISGNNVVSISGDGNDVWLGVYGKGLSYFSNSTHSFTNYELPQIPDVREKNSIWVVKDDRKGNLWIGSEDGLFTFNKRNRKFVLIKPEILKITEISFAKEAVWLSTNGNGLYQLDYGGNIVKRYLSEENKAFANNNLHYVFVDSKQNIWFGAEHVGLYQFTPSSGKFVLYGPEQGFENPNVLGITEDHNNNLWISSYNGLFLFNTSKHTFLRFGEKDQIASSQFNYNACYQNNGVMYFGTAKGLVSFKPTNINFDPKFKSVIFTGFKLLNQNNDRLKSLNSPAQVIQLPYDHNFFSISFTVPELISPDKIKYSFYLENFENTWTAGGSERQVTYTNVPPGTYYFKVKSTNLVGEWNKNYSELKITILPPWWRTNWATTIFVILSIGVITTLLYFYRYQLNIKHLVQLKELEKSTEKSINEAKLTFFTNISHELRTPIFMLTAPLEDLLKNKGKLIQVPRAHLIAMFKNALRLNKLITRIIDFRKLEVGKLDLEAQTSNVVAFCKELIPGYETLCHQKKIVLLFMPSSLNIQLSFDAEKLETILANLISNAFKYSHEQGRITFSINEENDTVVFSVEDNGIGVKEEYHEKIFDRFFQVDRNVISGDGIGLAFVKHLVELHQGKISVTSRLNEGAKFTFSIPKHLELSNNPAPSQSEQLHVLNNGAQNSTLEYPTNPSALHTVLLIDDEPDILSLIEQLLKDEYKIIKANNGAEGLEKVEEFTPDIIICDMMMPKMNGMDFISALKTNKLYAAIPVIILTAKSGEEDMIAAYGFGADAYLTKPVSVKYLKQRVSQILSKSNSVDISQILVGKKTNYSKMEKDFMMKCNKIIEQNLTNTAFNVLAFSKELGMSHSSFYKKLKAMTGKSIIEFMNAYRIYKSVQMFNEGEKNISTVSTKCGFKDPKNFREAFKQVMRVAPKNYINS, from the coding sequence ATGAACTTACTTATTTCTCTATCAGTCATCCTATTAATCTTTTACCCCAAAACATCCCAAGGACATAATTTTAAGGTTATTGATATATCCAATGGCCTTTCTAATAATACAGTAAAATGTATTGCGCAGGATAAGTTCGGCTTTATGTGGTTCGGTACTTATGATGGCCTGTGCAGGTACGATGGTATTAACTTCACAATATACAGGTATCAAAAAAACATTAATTCAATTAACAGTAACTCAATTACTGCAATATTGCCCACCGATGAAGGATTGTGGGTGGGCACTACGTCTGGCTTAAATTTCTTTTCTTTCAATGAGAAAAAATTCTATAAAGGCCTGTCCAGCAGGAGCAATAAACAGAAAAAAAGTATAGACGGAACGGTAAGAAACATTATCCAGGTGGGTAAGAAAATCATTGTACTTGCTGATAAGGAAGGCTTGTTAGTACTGGAGAAAGATCGGTCGTTTAAACCGCTTTCTTTCGGTCTCAGGGATGCCCAGTGGCATATGATCGCACCTTATAAAGAAGGAAATTTTTTAGCACACTCCACCCAGGGTCTTTTTATACTAAATCCTTTTAAGGAGGTGCTGCGGAATAAGCTGATCTATTCGTTACCCCATCCGGTTCATCATATTTACTATAGTAAAAAGCAAGGCAAAATATTTGTCGGATCGGGAATAGGCAAGAGCTCAATGGTATTTCAGGAAAAACCCAACGGAATTGTTATGCTCAACGACAAAATTCCAAGTGGAATTAAATGCGCTATTGATTTTAACCGAAGCATGATATTTGGTACAGACGGGCAAGGCCTTATTTTTTCGGGGCCTGATAAAACTGAACACTTCATTCCGAAAAACAGTAATATTTCAAGCGACGCTATTTATTCCCTTTTTGTAGATAAGGGCAATAATTTGTGGATAGGGACATTTCGTGGGGGAATAAATGTATTTAGTGAACGAAATAACTGGTTTACTTCATTTTCTACTCAGAACAGCTATCTTAAACATAATTTCGTCACTTCGATCTATGAATCTCCAGCATTGCTGTTATATACCGGAACCGATGGAGGAGGCATTAATATTTTCAATAGAAAAACCCAGAAATCCAGTAATTATACTTCAGCCAACAGCAATATTTCTGGAAACAACGTCGTGTCTATCTCTGGAGATGGTAACGACGTCTGGCTCGGCGTTTATGGCAAGGGCTTAAGTTATTTTTCGAATTCAACACATTCATTTACCAATTATGAACTACCCCAAATACCTGATGTACGGGAAAAAAATTCCATCTGGGTAGTAAAAGATGATCGCAAAGGTAATTTATGGATTGGATCTGAAGACGGACTATTCACATTTAATAAACGAAACAGAAAGTTTGTACTGATTAAACCAGAAATTTTAAAGATAACTGAAATATCTTTCGCAAAAGAGGCCGTTTGGCTTAGCACAAATGGTAACGGCCTGTACCAGTTAGACTATGGAGGAAATATTGTTAAGCGATACCTAAGCGAAGAGAACAAGGCGTTCGCAAATAACAACCTGCATTACGTTTTTGTAGACAGCAAGCAAAATATTTGGTTTGGTGCTGAACATGTGGGGCTATATCAATTTACACCTTCCAGCGGAAAATTTGTGTTGTATGGCCCCGAACAAGGCTTTGAAAATCCAAACGTTTTGGGGATTACCGAAGACCACAACAACAACTTGTGGATCAGTTCGTACAATGGTCTTTTCCTGTTTAATACATCAAAGCATACGTTTCTGCGTTTCGGTGAAAAAGATCAGATTGCATCATCACAGTTTAACTATAATGCATGTTATCAAAACAATGGTGTAATGTACTTTGGTACGGCTAAGGGATTAGTTAGCTTTAAGCCTACTAACATAAACTTTGATCCCAAATTCAAGTCAGTAATTTTTACCGGTTTTAAACTTTTAAATCAAAATAACGATCGTTTGAAATCGCTGAACTCTCCTGCACAAGTGATTCAGCTCCCCTATGATCATAATTTTTTTTCTATAAGCTTTACCGTTCCTGAGCTTATTTCTCCGGATAAGATAAAATACTCGTTTTACCTGGAAAATTTCGAAAACACCTGGACAGCTGGAGGATCAGAGCGGCAGGTAACCTATACGAACGTTCCTCCGGGAACCTATTATTTCAAAGTAAAATCCACGAACCTGGTTGGCGAGTGGAATAAAAATTACTCAGAATTAAAGATTACGATTTTACCTCCATGGTGGAGGACAAACTGGGCCACAACAATTTTTGTGATACTTTCAATTGGCGTCATCACCACCTTGTTATATTTTTATCGGTATCAGTTAAATATAAAGCACCTGGTTCAGCTTAAAGAGCTTGAAAAAAGTACGGAAAAAAGTATAAATGAGGCGAAGCTTACCTTCTTTACTAACATTTCTCATGAACTGAGAACGCCCATTTTTATGCTGACCGCGCCACTGGAAGACTTATTAAAAAATAAAGGTAAATTAATACAGGTACCAAGGGCACATCTCATTGCAATGTTCAAAAATGCCCTGCGTTTAAATAAACTTATCACCAGAATAATTGACTTCAGAAAGTTAGAAGTAGGTAAACTTGATTTAGAAGCACAAACCAGCAATGTAGTGGCATTTTGCAAGGAACTCATACCTGGATATGAGACACTTTGCCATCAGAAAAAGATTGTATTGCTATTTATGCCTTCCTCGTTAAATATCCAATTAAGTTTTGATGCCGAGAAATTAGAAACAATACTGGCCAACCTAATCAGTAATGCTTTTAAATATTCACACGAACAGGGACGGATTACGTTCTCTATTAACGAGGAAAACGACACTGTTGTGTTTTCAGTGGAAGACAATGGAATAGGCGTAAAAGAAGAATACCACGAGAAAATTTTTGACCGGTTTTTTCAGGTCGATCGCAACGTCATCTCTGGTGACGGTATAGGACTTGCTTTTGTGAAACACCTGGTTGAATTGCACCAGGGGAAAATATCCGTTACCAGTAGGTTAAATGAAGGTGCAAAATTTACATTTTCAATTCCAAAACACCTGGAGCTCAGCAACAACCCTGCGCCGAGCCAAAGTGAGCAATTACACGTTCTGAACAATGGAGCGCAAAACAGCACACTGGAATACCCTACCAATCCGAGTGCCCTTCACACCGTATTGCTGATCGACGACGAGCCAGATATATTGTCGCTGATAGAGCAGTTATTAAAAGACGAGTATAAAATTATAAAAGCCAATAATGGTGCTGAAGGCTTGGAAAAAGTTGAAGAATTTACACCTGATATTATAATCTGCGACATGATGATGCCTAAAATGAACGGAATGGACTTCATTTCCGCCCTAAAAACCAACAAACTTTATGCTGCAATTCCGGTGATTATACTTACAGCAAAATCAGGTGAGGAAGATATGATCGCCGCTTATGGCTTTGGCGCAGATGCCTATTTAACTAAACCAGTATCTGTCAAATACCTGAAACAACGGGTAAGTCAGATTCTTAGTAAATCAAATTCTGTTGATATTTCCCAGATACTGGTAGGTAAAAAAACCAATTATTCTAAGATGGAGAAAGATTTTATGATGAAATGCAATAAGATCATTGAACAGAATTTAACCAACACAGCGTTCAATGTATTAGCTTTTTCAAAAGAACTGGGGATGAGCCATTCTTCATTTTATAAAAAACTAAAGGCAATGACGGGCAAATCAATTATTGAATTTATGAACGCCTATAGAATATATAAGTCCGTTCAGATGTTTAATGAAGGCGAGAAAAATATATCAACAGTAAGTACAAAATGTGGATTTAAGGATCCGAAGAATTTCCGGGAAGCTTTCAAACAAGTTATGCGAGTGGCTCCCAAAAATTATATAAATTCTTAA
- a CDS encoding HNH endonuclease: MKRDFCIFCKSPLDGSDEHIIPQSVNGKLHSKDLICHDCNSNFFGRKIDPVIKKTLEPIINLLCWNNSRQMVSEDINGRQYLTKDGQSKPVKPIKTEEFVDTKKVIRISGDVENTIKMFQKEVGRLKSEGQALAEYSISMPQNTTPFLRTPFTIDLSPELILLMNKIACEFYVHSQLDYQPVEALCSRVRHADNGLGNVIFCNQKNEIRDHASSEVSHLIHLQNDKETKQIFAYIEIFNVLCCVVILTNNYHGDDISFTYHQDAMTSERFSNHVNLKMSLAEILAYPFESSGFGYLLNSMMFNLRDREFNEVVKDEFNKIKRLLGEQELTVEEHDEKWIQQTTKLIAELTVFDFPYILEDQEDEENDEYNYVHSNFREAIVDQFTNEHHFLLGKLIKTKHATFTVRDFFLQPIIVKKNKQLITIFVVLENNQTKDKSYVKVADFISSINKALEQISIKRSNK, translated from the coding sequence ATGAAAAGAGATTTCTGTATTTTCTGCAAATCACCATTAGACGGTAGCGATGAGCATATTATACCACAATCTGTCAATGGGAAGTTACACTCCAAGGATCTGATTTGTCATGATTGCAATTCAAATTTCTTTGGCAGAAAAATAGATCCAGTCATTAAAAAAACACTGGAACCAATCATCAATTTACTTTGCTGGAACAATTCAAGACAGATGGTTTCAGAAGATATCAATGGAAGGCAATATCTGACCAAGGACGGGCAATCGAAACCTGTTAAGCCCATCAAAACTGAAGAATTTGTCGATACCAAAAAGGTAATTAGGATAAGTGGTGATGTAGAGAATACGATAAAGATGTTCCAAAAAGAGGTGGGAAGACTAAAATCTGAAGGACAGGCACTCGCTGAGTATAGCATTTCCATGCCTCAAAATACAACTCCGTTTCTTCGTACACCGTTCACAATTGACCTAAGTCCTGAATTGATTCTTTTGATGAATAAGATCGCTTGTGAATTCTATGTGCATTCTCAACTGGATTATCAGCCTGTAGAAGCACTCTGCAGCCGGGTTCGCCATGCTGACAACGGTTTAGGAAATGTTATCTTCTGTAATCAGAAAAATGAAATTAGAGATCATGCTTCTAGCGAGGTGTCGCACTTGATACACCTTCAAAACGATAAGGAAACCAAACAGATTTTTGCATACATCGAAATTTTTAACGTGTTATGTTGCGTTGTTATACTGACGAATAATTATCATGGCGATGATATCAGTTTTACCTATCATCAGGATGCTATGACTTCAGAACGTTTTTCAAATCATGTAAATTTAAAAATGTCACTTGCCGAAATATTAGCTTATCCTTTTGAAAGCAGTGGATTTGGCTATTTACTTAATTCAATGATGTTTAATTTAAGGGACAGGGAGTTTAATGAAGTGGTAAAAGACGAGTTTAACAAGATAAAACGTCTGCTAGGCGAGCAGGAACTTACAGTCGAAGAACACGATGAGAAATGGATTCAACAAACGACCAAGCTCATTGCAGAATTGACAGTTTTCGATTTTCCATACATTTTAGAAGATCAAGAAGACGAAGAAAATGATGAGTACAACTATGTGCACTCAAACTTTAGGGAAGCCATTGTTGACCAATTTACCAATGAACACCATTTTTTGCTTGGAAAACTCATCAAGACTAAACATGCAACTTTTACAGTCAGGGATTTTTTTCTTCAGCCGATAATTGTCAAAAAGAATAAGCAGCTGATCACTATCTTTGTCGTACTGGAGAATAACCAAACTAAAGATAAAAGTTATGTGAAAGTTGCAGATTTCATTTCATCAATTAATAAGGCACTTGAACAAATATCTATTAAAAGATCAAATAAATAA
- a CDS encoding phospholipase D family protein produces MDSKFSLEFNSISDSIDEAYMAIGMISENMFDFAIRKLENAALIHIVLGVHMPTHPNVFKKIKSLSDEKKLDAAVYVRNFFHPKLYLFKIRKEWIAYVGSGNFTNGGWSKNEELFTRITCQQTCTELYEKFLRWKLASQQIDQRFIDIYERNFNTYAELQKDTVKFTDDLTDKLQEKFNIDNVDFTEQFFSKKHHMAFRPGITHMDSPDVLEERKEVRKRLYLLDALISSKIPPGWKIYHHYDIDHIVSHIYASGHDDLNVRSLWVGYGRNKAALKQYHGNDSTPLNFMRMQVIVHYDSVGFWLMPGKLGAGQIDRSSFLEKMENEETQRYFFRHLKSLGKEYWIEVAGEKRPCESFTDHDELASFIKRDDFRNYYFIIGRDYQLGATALRSENIVLSCIADFTKYKPLYDLIKDSTFG; encoded by the coding sequence ATGGATTCCAAATTTTCGTTGGAGTTTAATAGCATATCAGATAGTATAGATGAAGCGTATATGGCCATTGGCATGATCAGCGAGAATATGTTTGACTTCGCAATCAGAAAGCTTGAAAATGCTGCTCTAATCCACATAGTTCTTGGTGTGCATATGCCAACCCACCCAAACGTATTCAAAAAAATAAAGTCACTTTCTGATGAAAAAAAATTGGATGCAGCTGTATATGTTAGGAATTTCTTCCATCCCAAATTATATCTGTTTAAAATCAGGAAAGAATGGATAGCCTACGTAGGTTCCGGAAATTTTACAAATGGTGGTTGGAGTAAAAATGAGGAACTTTTCACAAGAATTACCTGCCAGCAAACTTGCACGGAGCTATATGAAAAGTTTTTAAGATGGAAACTCGCCAGTCAACAGATAGATCAAAGATTCATTGATATTTACGAAAGAAATTTTAATACTTATGCGGAACTGCAAAAGGATACTGTCAAATTCACTGATGATTTGACCGATAAATTACAGGAAAAATTCAATATCGATAATGTTGACTTTACCGAACAATTTTTTTCGAAAAAGCACCATATGGCCTTTCGGCCCGGAATAACTCATATGGATAGCCCGGATGTGCTCGAGGAGCGAAAGGAAGTTCGCAAGCGATTGTATCTTCTTGACGCGCTAATCTCCTCCAAGATACCACCAGGTTGGAAGATTTATCATCATTATGATATCGATCACATCGTTTCGCACATATACGCTTCCGGGCATGATGATCTAAACGTTAGATCACTATGGGTTGGGTATGGGCGAAACAAGGCAGCGTTAAAACAATATCATGGTAATGACAGTACGCCGCTTAATTTCATGAGGATGCAGGTGATTGTACATTATGATTCGGTTGGCTTTTGGCTAATGCCAGGAAAACTTGGTGCAGGTCAAATTGATCGATCAAGTTTTCTTGAAAAAATGGAGAATGAAGAAACTCAAAGGTATTTCTTTAGACATCTCAAAAGCTTAGGAAAAGAGTACTGGATTGAAGTTGCAGGAGAAAAGCGACCTTGCGAAAGCTTTACCGATCATGATGAACTTGCCAGTTTTATCAAAAGAGATGACTTCAGGAATTATTATTTTATTATCGGGAGGGATTACCAACTTGGTGCAACGGCGCTACGCTCAGAAAATATTGTTCTATCCTGTATCGCTGACTTTACGAAATATAAACCACTTTATGACCTTATCAAAGACTCCACATTTGGTTAG
- a CDS encoding DNA cytosine methyltransferase has translation MIASEIGLENPILISDNIVETDFVNENWQQKVFSHPHSTIRLGTLFSGIGAIEQALKRLDLKTSITFANDIDTHVKKSYLANYELDANDWHNDVTEFNANKYKGKVDLLVGGSPCQAFSMVGKRLGLEDIRGTLFYDFARIVNETKPKVFIYENVKGLTNHDGGNTWRVVQDVFKDLGYKIHSKLLNGKDYGIPQHRERIVVVGFLDHSVEFEFPAKIPLEHTMQDFLEDFTDTKYYLKEKGIKFVTSTKNRIKRYTQINGDVALCQKANQQFNWHGDFIFEPEFDTTSFDEFVFDVNDVEEKYYLSDKVRDYVLAGGTKNWKTSTKTDLAVARPLLQSMHKMHRAGVDNYVTHMGRIRKLTPRECLRLMGFRDDFNIEVSDTQAYRQAGNSIIVDMLIAVLKQMDITKFAE, from the coding sequence ATGATTGCATCTGAAATAGGTTTAGAAAATCCAATATTGATTTCTGATAACATAGTGGAAACTGACTTTGTTAATGAGAATTGGCAACAAAAAGTGTTTTCTCACCCTCATTCCACCATTAGGTTAGGAACACTATTTAGTGGTATTGGAGCAATCGAGCAAGCGCTAAAAAGATTAGATTTGAAGACTTCTATAACATTCGCAAACGATATTGATACGCATGTCAAAAAAAGTTATTTAGCTAATTATGAACTTGATGCTAATGACTGGCATAATGATGTTACCGAATTTAACGCCAATAAATATAAAGGGAAAGTGGATCTCTTAGTAGGTGGAAGTCCGTGTCAGGCCTTCTCAATGGTCGGCAAGAGACTTGGTTTGGAAGATATTAGAGGTACACTGTTTTATGATTTCGCAAGGATTGTAAATGAAACAAAACCTAAAGTATTTATTTATGAAAATGTCAAAGGTCTTACTAATCATGACGGGGGCAATACCTGGAGAGTGGTGCAAGATGTTTTTAAGGATCTTGGATATAAAATTCATTCTAAATTGCTCAATGGTAAAGATTATGGGATTCCCCAACATCGGGAACGGATCGTAGTCGTTGGTTTTTTGGATCATTCGGTAGAATTTGAATTCCCAGCTAAAATTCCTTTAGAACATACAATGCAAGACTTCCTTGAAGATTTCACGGACACAAAATATTACCTAAAGGAAAAGGGGATTAAGTTTGTAACAAGCACAAAAAATAGAATAAAACGATATACCCAAATTAATGGAGATGTCGCGCTTTGTCAAAAAGCGAACCAACAATTCAATTGGCACGGAGATTTCATATTTGAACCAGAATTTGACACAACCTCATTTGATGAGTTTGTTTTTGATGTAAATGATGTTGAAGAAAAATACTATCTATCTGATAAGGTAAGAGACTATGTATTAGCCGGAGGTACAAAAAACTGGAAGACAAGTACAAAGACAGACCTTGCAGTTGCGAGACCGTTGTTACAATCGATGCATAAAATGCATCGTGCAGGTGTTGATAATTATGTTACCCATATGGGAAGGATAAGAAAACTAACTCCTAGAGAGTGTCTTCGTCTTATGGGATTTAGAGATGACTTTAACATAGAGGTTAGTGATACTCAAGCTTATCGACAGGCAGGTAACAGTATTATCGTTGACATGCTTATAGCTGTTCTTAAACAAATGGATATAACAAAGTTTGCGGAATAA
- a CDS encoding HNH endonuclease, giving the protein MEDFQKIRIDSVEYNIVDSIQDFRAEDSFIHRSNKLAQFNGNGESKKHVGTYVGTKGEAMSLFFEYFDWGNEHYDVAKKRKTFFSAQDSNAVVQDGTCFFSKSNLLKYLEDAKTEYFQQEQLYHNDISQFYNNRYQEVQELPNEYEFFSIYDASDNKSQSQNRGYIRSDDAIWRLWRELILPKISYLSILKLTPVESDIATNKPLFFFRVLLDYQYRSFVHPSTLGVLVNKIEEIIPETLKKAYRIGQERYRKDVIEYMPQCPFSKITDERLLTASHIKPYSVCIKENREDQALDYLNGLALSPTYDRLFDQGYITFTNDGELVCGTQLSAITWERLGINPNAKNKMRIFPEDRSEYLQYHRKHVFLDDLRDII; this is encoded by the coding sequence ATGGAAGATTTTCAGAAAATTAGAATTGATAGTGTAGAATACAATATTGTTGATTCAATCCAGGATTTTCGCGCTGAAGATAGTTTCATACATCGATCAAACAAACTGGCTCAATTCAATGGCAACGGAGAGTCAAAAAAACATGTTGGGACGTATGTAGGAACTAAAGGCGAGGCAATGTCGTTATTTTTTGAGTATTTTGATTGGGGCAATGAACATTATGATGTAGCTAAAAAACGTAAGACTTTTTTTTCAGCTCAGGATAGTAATGCAGTGGTTCAAGACGGAACTTGCTTCTTTAGTAAGTCCAACTTATTAAAATATCTCGAAGATGCGAAAACTGAATATTTTCAGCAGGAACAGCTTTATCATAACGACATTAGCCAGTTTTATAATAATCGTTACCAGGAGGTTCAAGAACTTCCAAATGAGTATGAATTCTTTAGTATTTATGATGCTTCCGATAATAAATCTCAATCCCAAAATAGGGGCTATATTCGTTCCGATGATGCTATTTGGCGATTATGGAGGGAGCTTATATTACCTAAGATAAGCTATCTTTCGATATTGAAGCTGACCCCTGTTGAGTCCGACATAGCTACAAATAAACCGTTGTTTTTTTTCAGGGTTCTTCTAGATTATCAATATCGTTCTTTTGTACATCCGAGTACATTGGGGGTTTTGGTGAATAAGATAGAAGAAATAATTCCTGAAACACTAAAGAAAGCGTATCGAATTGGCCAAGAAAGATATCGCAAAGATGTGATTGAATATATGCCTCAATGTCCGTTTTCGAAAATAACTGATGAAAGACTACTTACAGCAAGTCATATTAAACCATATTCAGTCTGTATTAAGGAAAATCGTGAAGATCAAGCGTTGGATTATTTAAATGGCTTAGCATTATCACCAACATATGATAGACTTTTTGACCAAGGATATATCACGTTTACAAATGATGGAGAACTCGTTTGCGGTACACAGCTCAGCGCCATAACATGGGAAAGATTGGGCATTAACCCAAATGCAAAAAATAAAATGAGAATTTTCCCTGAAGATCGATCAGAATATCTTCAATACCATAGAAAACATGTGTTTTTGGATGATCTTAGAGACATAATCTGA
- a CDS encoding AAA family ATPase — translation MINSITLQGFKSFLYREMNLNRLTLLTGLNSSGKSSVIQALLMMEKAFNSEKNIFLDGHGGVKDLKNKYSDADIYLEIEINESKYSVSISEQIKAEPLSGEFPEIWYISASRFGPKNSIPIYIDSNQNNKIGPNGENVLQCIRYYDTIVPYSVPESLKHPKAQSFGLLENVRSWLGVISPNIQFDFEVIDKNDTSFSTFDGHRATNVGFGLSYILPVITTLLVSTISKKNLVIIENPEAHLHPKGQTELAKLIFLCARNGVQVIIETHGEHILDGIRLATKEDGGFSENVQIHWFELDENRNTEVTSPVIDDNGKINEWPNGFFDQFEINNSKLF, via the coding sequence ATGATTAATTCAATTACACTCCAAGGTTTCAAATCGTTTTTATATCGAGAGATGAACCTTAATCGCCTTACATTATTAACCGGCTTGAATAGTAGTGGAAAAAGCTCTGTAATTCAAGCCCTTTTAATGATGGAAAAGGCGTTCAATAGCGAAAAAAACATTTTCCTTGACGGGCATGGTGGTGTTAAAGATTTGAAAAACAAATATTCAGATGCCGATATTTATTTGGAAATAGAGATTAATGAATCAAAATATTCAGTGTCAATATCGGAGCAAATAAAGGCTGAACCACTTTCCGGTGAATTTCCAGAAATTTGGTACATATCAGCGAGCAGATTTGGGCCGAAAAATTCCATTCCAATATATATTGACTCCAACCAAAATAATAAAATTGGCCCTAATGGTGAAAATGTATTGCAATGCATTCGTTACTATGATACAATTGTACCTTATTCAGTCCCGGAATCGCTAAAACATCCTAAAGCTCAGTCTTTTGGGTTGCTTGAAAATGTCAGGAGTTGGTTAGGTGTTATTTCCCCCAATATACAATTCGATTTTGAGGTCATTGACAAAAATGACACATCTTTCTCAACTTTTGACGGTCACAGGGCAACCAATGTGGGTTTTGGATTAAGCTATATTCTGCCAGTTATCACAACACTTCTAGTGTCTACGATCAGTAAAAAAAATCTAGTCATCATTGAAAATCCGGAGGCACATCTACACCCAAAAGGCCAAACTGAACTTGCGAAACTCATATTTTTGTGTGCAAGAAATGGTGTTCAAGTAATTATTGAAACACATGGCGAACACATTTTAGATGGCATTCGGCTCGCAACTAAAGAAGATGGAGGTTTTAGTGAAAATGTTCAAATTCATTGGTTTGAACTTGATGAGAATCGTAATACTGAAGTAACATCACCTGTCATTGATGACAATGGCAAAATCAATGAGTGGCCAAACGGCTTCTTCGATCAGTTTGAAATTAACAACTCCAAGTTATTTTAG